In Poecile atricapillus isolate bPoeAtr1 chromosome 16, bPoeAtr1.hap1, whole genome shotgun sequence, the DNA window aactgaaCACCAGCAAACGCCCTGTCCGCCTGCCTGGATCCCAGCGCTGTTACAGGACTCGTATTTGTCTCTCACAGTGTGGCCTTGGGGCTGCTGGCCCGTGGACTCCTCTGTGCTGTCCCCTTCGGACCCCGCTCCCGTGGCCGTGGCAGCGCCGCGGGGCTGTCCTGGTGGCCGGGGTGTCCCCGCGGTGCCGCTGTATTTGTACCCCCGTGATTTTGTCACCAGCAGTCGGAATAAAGgaccttcctttctttcctttcctttccttcgCCCCCCGCGCCTGCGGCCctgcggggcggggcggggcggggccgccaGGGGGCGGGGCGCACGCGCCGGGGGCCCCGCGCTCCCTCAGGCGGCGCGATGGCCATGGCGGCGATGGCGGCGGTCGTGTCCCGCTGCGCCGGCGGCGGAGCCTCCCGGGGTaagggcggcgggagcggcttCGCTTTGCTGCGGCTGCTCGGGGGAGCTGCGAGGCACGAGGGAGGGGCGGGAAGGGGCCGCGGCCTGCGCGGGAGGTGGTGTCCCGGTGCCCTTCAGGGCCTGCCTGAGGCGAGTCCCCTCAGGCGAGGGAGTGGCGCCGCCCTTCAGCTGGGCCGGGGCCGCGGAGCCGCAGGAAAATGTCCTGGGGTGGGGGGACCCTCAGAGCCCCTCACGGGCTGGCGCCCACCCCTGGGCCGGTGTGaagggcggcggcggcggcgctgagTCCCCTCCCCGCTTGCAGCGCTGGCCCTGCGGTGCCGCCGGCTGCACACCGTGTACCAGAGCGCCGAGCTGCCCGAGACACACCAGATGCTGCGGGAGACCGTCCGGGACTTCGCGGAGAAGGAGCTGATGCCGCTTGCAGCGCAGCTGGACAAGGAGCACCGCTTCCCGGCCGAGCAGGTGGGTGCGAGGGTTGGGATGGCACAGGCAGAGACcccctttctgctgctctggggcacGACCCCTTGGACCGAGGCAAAATGTACATCCAGCTCTGGTTTAGCAGGAAATTGAAGTTTAGACCAACTTGTTGCTCTGAATGTGGACGTTGTAATTCCCACAGGGGATTTTGAGTTCTTCACCTTTACTTGTGTTTCTCTGTATCTGGCTTTAGTACCACTGAGTTTTTAGTTCTCTTACAGACTTGCCTGTAGGCTATAATAAAAACTATAAAATtgatttataaaattaattaaatacttCTACAGACTGCACATAATGGTTTATGGGGAGCAAGCATAGATGATGTGACTGCATTTTAGATGGTGGAAAAAAGTGATCAGGAGCTACATGCTGCTCATCCTCTGAGGCTGTGAATAAATCgaaattcccaccaaaataGTGATTCCTCTTGTAGAAAGACACACCAGTGTCTGTGTTAAGCAATGAAATACAAAGCTCCAGCAAAATAAATCCTGTTACATTAGCTAAGAGACTCCAGGCAAACCCTGTTGGAGGCATGAAAGTTTCGTCACAGTGCTCTTTCTAGTAAGGTATGAGGACGGTAGCCAGGAAAGTCACATTTACCCTAAGGAAGAAAATAACCTTATTCCTTACTGTTCTCATCTGAGAATTTAACATTTGATTCTGAGTCTTTTGACTTGAATGTGGAGGGGAAATTTTAAGATGCAAACAAGTGTTTAATAAGATGAAGCAACATACATAGAATCAGTGGCTGTCTTGTTCATCTTCTGGATTTAATGTAGAGGATTGGTGTTTTGGGTGCCCACATAGGAGGGAAATTATGTGCCTAAAAATTCTCCCTGGTTCCTCTAAAAGTAAGGAGAGGTTTATGGTTGCAAAGCAAGGGGTCTAGCTGGGGAACTTGGGGTAGATTGATTGCAATGTaactaacaaaaaaattctctggGAAGCAAGATCTAGCTTTAttgggaatgaaaaaaaaatcaccttgcACCACTATTTTCTGCAGCCATTCATTCTGTAAAATTCTTCCCTTGTGCGGTCCTAGGCTGAAGCTCAGCAGACTCAAAGGTAAAGTTCTGATGATTTTTATCAGCTAGATTTCCCATTTCTACTGACAGGAGACGTGCAAGATTTCTAGGTGGGAGGCTGAGGAAATGCTGGTGGACTTCTGTCTCTCTATTTCACCTTCAGAAGGCTCCCCCCTTCCCAGTACTGAAGACAGCTCTTTAAACAAGCAAGAGTCTAAACAACAGTAACTGTGTACAGCTCCTGCTGAAGTCCCTGGGATCTGGGGACACTTATCAGTTTGTTCAGATTCCCATTTCACCAGGAGTTGTGTGCATCTTTTCCTTTGGGTGTAGCCCTCTCATGACGTGTCTTGCTCTCCATGTGTCTGTCTGTATTTGCTGGTGCACTGGTGCTGCAGAAGACATGACCTGTCCATTCCCTGTGTTCAGGTGAAGAAGATGGGTGGCTTGGGGCTGCTGGCTATGGACGTGCCAGAGAAGTACAAAGGAGCAGGCCTCGACTACCTGGCCTATTCCATCGCCGTGGAGGAGatcagcaggggctgtgcatCCACCGGCGTCATCGTCAGCGTCAATAATGTGAGTGTGAGGGGCAGGCGTGAAGTGAGGTTGGCATTGCAGAGGGGTGTTTGGGAGAAGTGGATCTGTTCCTGTGGTGGGTTCTGGCATGTGGAGAGCACATTAGGGAGTTACTCAATTGGTTGTACCTTCAAGAGGCACTAACAACACTAAATTCTTAAAGTCCCTGTATTTAGGGCCAATACTCAAGTTTGGCTCTGAAGAGCAGAAGCACCAGTGGATCGCTCCCTTCACCAGTGGAGAGAAAATTGGATGTTTTGCTCTCAGTGAACCAGGTGATGTGACTGTTACCATCCCTGTTGCAAAGAACGTGGTGTAGAATCTTTCCTTGGTCAGGTTTAGGATGGACTTTAGGTATTATGGCACAGTTTGTAGAAGGGTGGTTTATAGCAGTTCTGTGTGAGTTGAATCTCAGTACCCAAGGTATGAACTGCCATCCTATGGTCCTTGCTGAAAATATTCATTCCCTGTGTGAGCAGAACTCTGGGCATGTCTTGCACACATGGGCCTTTCCCTGTCCTGTGCGGGGGTGACACTTCCACAGTTCAAGAAGTGCCATGAGCTGATGGGGTGCAGGTGGGGAGTGAGTTTGCCCCCAGTGTCTCACTGATCACCTGAggtttgctgctgctttgctcaGGAAATGGCAGTGACGCGGGTGCAGCCTCCACCGTGGCACGCCTGGATGGGGACGAGTGGGTTCTGAACGGCACCAAGGCCTGGATCACCAACGCCTGGGACGCCTCAGCCACCGTGGTGTTCGCTACTACAGATAAATCCCTGAAGCACAAGGTGCGCTGGTTTGTATCAGTCAGGAAAAAGGGGTGGGAGTGAAGGAGTTGTGGAGAACTTTGCCATGGCTGGGACTCTGTTTTTAGAGCTGTGCAGGCATTGAGCAGAGGAGGGGCTgatgtgtgctggttttgttctgtctcagctctcccctccctcctcctggtTACCTGGACACGTGGCTTTTATGTAAAATGGAGGGAGCCTGTTGACAGCCAAAAGTGGAAAGGTAAGAAGACACCATTCCTAAGAGTTTGTGTCTTGTTGCAGGGCATTAGTGCATTCCTGGTTCCCATGCCAACACCTGGGCTGTCACTGGGGAAGAAAGAAGACAAACTGGGAATCCGAGCCTCTTCCACTGCCAACCTGATATTTGAGGACTGCCGGATACCCAAGGCCAACCTCCTGGGGCAGCCAGGAATGGGCTTCAAAATTGCCATGGTAAGGGAGGGATGGGGTGCAGCTGTGGGTGTGTACAGCCATAGCTCCCAAGCCTACCGTTAGGTAAACCATTTCCAGAGGCAGTCACTTCAGTGAGGACTGCTTGCATAAGCTGTTCTGTGTTA includes these proteins:
- the ACADS gene encoding short-chain specific acyl-CoA dehydrogenase, mitochondrial; translated protein: MAMAAMAAVVSRCAGGGASRALALRCRRLHTVYQSAELPETHQMLRETVRDFAEKELMPLAAQLDKEHRFPAEQVKKMGGLGLLAMDVPEKYKGAGLDYLAYSIAVEEISRGCASTGVIVSVNNSLYLGPILKFGSEEQKHQWIAPFTSGEKIGCFALSEPGNGSDAGAASTVARLDGDEWVLNGTKAWITNAWDASATVVFATTDKSLKHKGISAFLVPMPTPGLSLGKKEDKLGIRASSTANLIFEDCRIPKANLLGQPGMGFKIAMQTLDGGRIGIASQALGIAQAALDCAVDYAEKRMAFGSPITKLQAVQFKLADMAVALEGARLLTWRAAMLKDNGKPFTKEAAMAKLAASEAATSIAHQAIQILGGMGYVTEMPAERHYRDARITEIYEGTSEIQRLVIAGQLLKAYRG